A region of Sandaracinaceae bacterium DNA encodes the following proteins:
- a CDS encoding FadR family transcriptional regulator, whose protein sequence is MPRRPPAAPAESHAKTLPDRIADELIARIFTGQLAAGERLPPERVLAEELGVDRTSLRAALRQLSRMHVVRATQGSGITVLDYRRHAGLDFLSAVLEIPGLELGGAFLIEALDQWNHTMPRFVAAALKRATPAQLGEIDAFMEAQLKALDAAPKGKRGAALDRVAEIEMDLQDHLVDVLGDVMLRLAANSTRGIRHRLARLQLDLVDARKQCEAQRTMFQGALTTTLPEDVLLQAHAAYLSAHHQSLRAHIATLPQRPHRTSTWTRDVD, encoded by the coding sequence ATGCCCCGCCGGCCCCCAGCCGCTCCCGCCGAGAGCCACGCGAAGACCCTGCCCGACCGCATCGCGGACGAGCTGATCGCGCGCATCTTCACGGGGCAGCTGGCCGCCGGGGAGCGACTGCCCCCCGAGCGCGTGCTGGCCGAAGAGCTTGGGGTGGACCGCACCTCCCTGCGCGCGGCGTTGCGCCAGCTCTCGCGCATGCACGTCGTGCGCGCCACGCAGGGCTCCGGCATCACCGTGCTGGACTACCGGCGGCATGCCGGGCTCGACTTCCTGTCCGCGGTGCTGGAGATCCCGGGTCTCGAGCTGGGCGGTGCATTCCTGATCGAGGCGCTCGACCAGTGGAACCACACCATGCCGCGCTTCGTGGCGGCGGCCCTGAAGCGCGCGACGCCCGCCCAGCTGGGCGAGATCGACGCATTCATGGAGGCGCAGCTGAAGGCCCTCGACGCCGCCCCAAAGGGCAAGCGGGGCGCCGCGCTGGATCGTGTGGCGGAGATCGAGATGGACCTCCAGGACCATCTCGTCGATGTCCTCGGGGACGTCATGCTGCGCCTGGCCGCCAACTCCACCCGCGGCATCCGTCACCGTTTGGCGCGCCTGCAGCTCGACCTCGTCGACGCGCGCAAGCAGTGCGAGGCGCAGCGCACCATGTTCCAAGGCGCACTCACCACCACGCTGCCCGAGGACGTGCTCCTCCAGGCGCACGCCGCGTACCTGAGCGCACACCACCAGTCCCTGCGGGCGCACATCGCCACGCTGCCGCAGCGTCCGCACCGCACCAGCACCTGGACCCGCGACGTCGACTGA
- a CDS encoding GMC family oxidoreductase, which translates to MSGAVLGLGDVAGRPHVHDNADVVIVGTGAAGATAARVLTAAGLSVVMLEEGHPTPRDGFRQDAYTGFKGLWRDLGFRAARGRVLMPILQGRAVGGTTVINGAIMHRLPEKVHASWQEMGAIDDLLDYAGLTEVFDQLDDELGVGPAPEAVLGRNNALMRGGVEGIGAKGNLILRNVRDCEGSARCSQGCPNARKQSMHLTYIPRSVAAGARVYAACRVTKVESRGGRAVAVLGRFQDPITGTRGPELRVEAKRAVLLAASAIQTPVLLHASGVRGGLVGRRFQAHPGTSVMGVFEDRVNMFFGATQGYETTHFWDERMKFESVAVQPEIAATRLPGFGPALQARLANVGHVAQWGVQVRAEAHGRVRPGLLGGESVWYDLTARDVARYRVGIRRLIEMMFAAGAKEVWPGVHGLPTALTSPDQARALDTLDDDPRRYHFIAAHLFGTAAMHRDPRAGVVRPDGRTHALDGLYVVDSSLFPTNLGVNPQHTICAIAWKLAERIAEA; encoded by the coding sequence GTGAGTGGCGCCGTCCTCGGGTTGGGCGACGTCGCTGGGCGGCCCCACGTCCACGACAACGCCGACGTGGTGATCGTCGGCACAGGAGCCGCGGGCGCCACGGCCGCGCGCGTACTGACCGCGGCGGGCCTGTCCGTGGTGATGCTCGAAGAGGGTCATCCCACCCCGCGCGATGGCTTCCGTCAGGACGCCTACACCGGCTTCAAGGGGCTCTGGCGCGACCTCGGCTTCCGCGCCGCCCGTGGACGCGTGCTGATGCCCATCCTCCAAGGCCGCGCAGTAGGCGGAACCACCGTAATCAACGGCGCCATCATGCACCGCTTGCCGGAGAAGGTGCACGCCAGCTGGCAGGAGATGGGTGCCATCGACGACCTGCTCGACTACGCGGGGCTGACCGAGGTCTTCGACCAGCTGGACGACGAGCTGGGCGTCGGTCCCGCCCCCGAGGCCGTGCTGGGACGCAACAACGCGCTCATGCGCGGGGGCGTCGAGGGCATCGGCGCCAAGGGCAACCTCATCCTGCGCAACGTGCGCGACTGCGAGGGCTCGGCGCGCTGCAGCCAGGGCTGCCCCAACGCCCGCAAGCAGTCCATGCACCTGACCTACATCCCGCGCTCCGTCGCGGCGGGTGCGCGGGTGTACGCGGCTTGTCGCGTGACCAAGGTCGAGTCGCGCGGCGGCCGGGCCGTAGCCGTGTTGGGCCGCTTCCAGGACCCGATCACGGGCACCCGCGGCCCCGAGCTGCGCGTCGAGGCCAAACGCGCCGTGCTGCTGGCGGCGAGCGCCATCCAGACCCCCGTCCTGCTCCACGCGAGCGGCGTCCGAGGTGGCCTGGTGGGGCGGCGCTTCCAGGCGCACCCCGGCACGAGCGTGATGGGCGTCTTCGAAGACCGCGTGAACATGTTCTTCGGCGCGACGCAGGGCTACGAGACGACGCACTTCTGGGACGAGCGCATGAAGTTCGAGAGCGTGGCCGTGCAGCCCGAGATCGCGGCCACGCGCCTGCCCGGCTTCGGCCCTGCGCTGCAGGCGCGTCTGGCCAACGTCGGCCACGTCGCGCAGTGGGGCGTCCAGGTGCGCGCGGAGGCCCACGGCCGCGTGCGGCCTGGCCTGCTGGGCGGGGAGAGCGTCTGGTACGACCTCACGGCGCGGGACGTCGCGCGCTACCGCGTCGGGATCCGGCGCTTGATCGAGATGATGTTCGCGGCTGGCGCGAAGGAGGTCTGGCCGGGCGTGCACGGGCTGCCCACGGCGCTGACGTCCCCCGACCAAGCGCGCGCGCTGGACACGCTGGACGACGACCCGCGGCGCTACCACTTCATCGCGGCGCACCTGTTCGGGACGGCCGCCATGCACCGTGACCCGCGAGCGGGTGTAGTGCGTCCCGACGGTCGCACCCATGCCCTCGACGGGCTGTACGTGGTGGACTCGTCGCTCTTCCCCACCAACCTCGGCGTCAACCCGCAGCACACCATCTGCGCCATCGCGTGGAAGCTGGCCGAGCGCATCGCCGAGGCGTAA
- a CDS encoding MOSC domain-containing protein, whose product MDPSAALRELLGDVPQLGRLEWIGLRPGRGEPMRVVASAELVEGHGIEGDRYARKGGKRQVSLIQQEHLGVIDAFTERAVAPELLRRNLVVSGVPLAALRRLRFAIGDVELAGSDRCAPCSRMREALGPGGYAAMIDMGGILATVTRGGTIRVGDTVRALGFPDA is encoded by the coding sequence ATGGACCCGAGCGCAGCCCTCCGCGAGCTGTTGGGCGACGTCCCACAGCTGGGCCGCCTCGAGTGGATCGGCCTACGTCCGGGGCGCGGGGAACCGATGCGCGTCGTCGCATCCGCCGAGCTGGTGGAGGGACACGGGATCGAGGGTGACCGCTACGCGCGCAAGGGCGGGAAGCGCCAAGTGTCGCTCATCCAGCAAGAGCACCTCGGCGTGATCGACGCGTTCACGGAGCGCGCCGTCGCGCCCGAGCTGTTGCGGCGGAACCTGGTCGTCTCGGGGGTGCCGTTGGCTGCCCTGCGGCGCCTGCGCTTCGCCATCGGGGACGTGGAGCTCGCTGGCAGCGACCGCTGCGCCCCCTGCAGCCGCATGCGCGAGGCGCTTGGCCCAGGTGGCTACGCGGCGATGATCGACATGGGCGGCATCCTGGCCACGGTCACCCGTGGGGGCACCATCCGCGTCGGTGACACCGTGCGCGCGCTGGGCTTCCCAGACGCTTGA
- a CDS encoding RNA polymerase sigma factor, translating into MPLFVSQPSFDASATALGDGRLAAVRDGDAEALEDLLHELLPDVRRWLLRLLGPRADVDDATQDALIELAKALPTFEGRARLRTFAHRVTVRVAYRYYKRRARHGEVREDIDIEDHDDPEARLIERQALARLHEALDTLPEKRRVAFVLCCIDGLTPTEAATVAGSSGLAMRSRLHHARAAIEKQLRDDPAFGAWLTSGGTTR; encoded by the coding sequence ATGCCCCTGTTCGTGAGCCAGCCGTCCTTCGACGCCAGCGCGACCGCGCTGGGCGACGGGCGGCTGGCCGCCGTTCGCGATGGAGACGCCGAGGCCCTCGAAGACCTTCTTCACGAGCTGCTGCCCGACGTGCGGCGCTGGTTGCTGCGTCTGCTCGGACCGCGCGCCGACGTGGACGACGCGACCCAGGACGCCCTGATCGAGCTCGCCAAGGCGCTCCCGACCTTCGAGGGGCGCGCGCGGCTCCGCACCTTCGCGCACCGCGTGACCGTGCGCGTCGCCTACCGCTACTACAAGCGTCGCGCACGCCATGGCGAGGTGCGGGAAGACATCGACATCGAGGACCACGACGACCCCGAGGCGCGCCTGATCGAGCGGCAGGCCCTCGCGCGCCTGCACGAGGCGCTCGACACCCTCCCCGAGAAGCGGCGCGTGGCGTTCGTGCTCTGCTGCATCGACGGACTGACTCCCACGGAGGCCGCGACAGTGGCGGGCAGCAGTGGACTCGCCATGCGCAGCCGGCTGCATCACGCGCGCGCCGCGATCGAGAAGCAGCTGCGGGACGACCCCGCGTTCGGCGCCTGGCTCACCAGCGGAGGAACCACCCGATGA
- a CDS encoding FecR domain-containing protein, whose amino-acid sequence MTQHESAHRERAAERVDTLVDHARRAEPAPLSRARQQALVRNALSAARTDTRRERFWDVRALRIAAFTSLSTAAVVGAAFLLVARTADDPTAPMATNEAGGTQMTLPGGDRVTATSDARWTLQSAEPVARRVAVERGTVLFDVQPLLAGESFEVRADDVRVAVRGTVFSVERAEGAVTVRVYEGRVEVFEQQSSTYVGANQMWRSGAAAATPIEAAPLEVVGRSAAEERLEATRVRGQTVASAPVGPAPADVPEVAEASLEDTEGPEDSGAEEAVVEAPVALLATGSARAGTPDPGAAPARSQREHATDTHAPSSAGASAAANASAPQRPRPSVSDARAWLAAGDAQRALAAATDPLRLDPGAPRWQLTRADALRALGRHEAAADAYDRAARAGIEPGESGYTAARIRFGSLGDAAGALRSLDAAGVENGPLAERALGLRARALVRLGRTTEARAAAQRYLSRYPAGGLAPFMREQLEASE is encoded by the coding sequence ATGACACAGCACGAGAGCGCCCACCGCGAGCGCGCCGCCGAGCGCGTGGACACCCTGGTGGATCACGCACGCCGCGCAGAGCCCGCCCCCCTCTCCCGCGCGCGCCAGCAGGCGCTGGTGCGCAACGCGCTGTCCGCCGCTCGGACGGACACTCGGCGGGAACGTTTCTGGGACGTACGCGCCCTCCGCATCGCCGCGTTCACCAGCCTCTCCACGGCCGCCGTGGTGGGCGCAGCGTTCCTCCTCGTCGCGCGCACGGCGGACGATCCGACCGCCCCCATGGCCACCAACGAAGCCGGTGGCACGCAGATGACCCTCCCGGGCGGTGACCGCGTGACGGCGACCTCGGACGCGCGCTGGACCCTGCAGTCTGCGGAGCCGGTGGCGCGTCGAGTCGCGGTCGAGCGCGGGACCGTGCTGTTCGATGTCCAGCCGTTGCTGGCAGGCGAGAGCTTCGAGGTCCGCGCCGACGATGTGCGCGTCGCGGTGCGCGGCACCGTGTTCTCGGTCGAGCGTGCCGAGGGAGCCGTCACCGTACGGGTGTACGAAGGTCGCGTCGAAGTGTTCGAGCAGCAAAGCAGCACGTATGTCGGTGCCAACCAGATGTGGCGTTCGGGCGCGGCAGCGGCGACCCCGATCGAAGCCGCGCCCCTGGAGGTCGTTGGTCGCAGCGCGGCGGAAGAGCGCCTCGAGGCCACTCGCGTCCGGGGCCAGACCGTGGCGAGCGCACCGGTGGGGCCTGCACCAGCCGACGTCCCCGAGGTCGCCGAGGCATCCTTGGAAGACACCGAGGGCCCCGAGGACAGCGGCGCAGAAGAGGCGGTCGTCGAGGCGCCTGTGGCGCTCTTGGCCACGGGCTCCGCGCGCGCGGGAACGCCGGACCCGGGCGCAGCGCCTGCGCGTAGTCAGCGGGAGCACGCGACCGACACGCACGCGCCGTCCAGCGCGGGGGCGTCCGCCGCCGCGAACGCCAGCGCCCCCCAACGCCCACGGCCGAGCGTGAGCGATGCCCGGGCATGGCTCGCCGCAGGGGACGCTCAGCGCGCCTTGGCCGCCGCGACCGACCCGCTGCGCCTCGACCCTGGCGCGCCGCGCTGGCAGCTCACGCGCGCCGATGCCCTGCGCGCGCTGGGACGGCACGAGGCCGCCGCGGACGCCTACGACCGCGCAGCACGTGCAGGCATCGAGCCCGGAGAGTCGGGCTACACGGCCGCGCGCATTCGCTTTGGCAGCTTGGGCGACGCGGCGGGGGCCCTGCGCTCGCTCGACGCTGCCGGCGTAGAGAACGGCCCTCTGGCCGAGCGCGCCCTCGGGCTCCGCGCGCGGGCTTTGGTGCGCCTCGGACGCACCACCGAAGCGCGCGCCGCCGCACAGCGGTACCTGTCACGGTATCCCGCAGGCGGGCTCGCGCCCTTCATGCGGGAGCAGCTCGAAGCGAGCGAGTGA